The genomic window CACATTCGCGTGTGTATTTCTTCTCCTTCATTGGGCACCTAACTGCAAAGTCGTGCACATAATCCCACCACAACCACGGCTTCTGACTTTCATTGGCAACTTTGAACAcacaaatttgaataaggttctGAACCACAACATCTTTGCCATCATATCCAGTGTTGAAATCCTGCTCCGGATCTGGTGCGCAGTATCTCTCATGATTGATGCATTGTGATTTGCATTGTTTGCTCAGGACAAAAGCTTCTGGACAATACCACGTAATATAATGAGGAGTGAACTGGGTGTAACCCCTTTTCTCAAGCACGTGAGCTATTCCTCTGAAGCTCCTCACAAAATTCATTTGCATGTCGCATTTAGCACCGCATTCATCATTGCTGTTTGTCCAGAATTCATACTCCACACGCTCATCAGGATGGGGTAGAGATTCCCTCCAGTCCAGAAGGACATTAACCATATCTCCATTTTCCAGTGCTTTCCTAAGGTCATCCCCAAATCTCTTTGTTACAAGTGCTGAAGGAATAGTGATGTCCTCTATGTGCTCTTTGCCACTTGATTCTGGAGTATCCATTGTGATCAAAGGCTCCACTTTGCTGTCGGCAACAAGAACCGCTGCAGCTCCAGCATTTTGTGCATTCCATCCCTTGGTTGTGAAGTAGCAGTCTGCGTATCACAAAGGATTAAAGATCCCTTTTCATGTAATGATTATAAACAACTTGCCAGTGAGAAAGTTATCTAAGAAATAGAATAAGGAAGATGGGACCTAAATCCAAATGACACAATTATATATTTTCACAGCGCGTACTAATAGTGTATTGTCTCTTTCCTGAAAAATGATGAATTATGGACAGCTACTATATAAGAACTTCCTGGCTCCAGTCTAACCTAATGTTCAGACTAGGTCTCACTTAACTTGTTCGTGTATATAGTGGCGAAGCTAGATAGGGTGCACAACTTTAAGTTGGGCCATTCAGGCTTGGCTTTCTGGCCATGTGGGTGCATTGAAATGAGCCAAGAAGGATGCAATGTGGTGAATATAGGATGAACAACATTGAAATTTTCTTTAGGCCTGGGTGCATCTGCACCCCCTCCGTCCTATTTAGCTTCACCCATGCGCGTATATATATCTTATATACTAAAGGACCGGGGATCGACGAGCTCCAGTCCCTCTCCCTCATGTAGCTACTGTACCTGATGCGTGGGCCTGTCACCGTAGTATCACTGTATCAATACAGTGTATTACTGTACCAACGCTGTGTACCACTGTAGCTACTGTTCCCTTAGatatttaaaaaactaaagagataTTTATTCCATTCAAAAAAACAACACCATATATCACTCATTTATTCCATCATACAAGTGGTACCATAGAAACCCAATTCCTCCCTCTGAAAACTTCATTCGCCGACCAAAAAATCTTTGCGACCTCATTTTCTCAAATTAGAACTTATATTAATCATTACTGTGCAACCTGTTTCCCAtgaaataataattttagacAACAAATATGTATGTTGTGCTACTATTCAAttacatatgcatgtatttttttccctCTACACCTCCATTTACATTGTAGTATGAATGGGCGTAACGAAGCGCGCCACTCTGCTGGTATTTACGCTATACAATGACCTATGTTCAGCTCCCGTATACAGCCTTACATCATCCTCCATGTACAATTTCAATTTTGATAATCGAGCCAAAGTAACGTTTCAGTAAGTCTTAGGGTCGAAAAAGGAAATAGGTACAACATCATCAGTTGTAGATTTTGACGACACAGCTCGCTCAAGACTTGTTGTATTGCAAGAAAGAGAAACATCTTCTGGAGCCACAACCAATCACCTCTTACATAATTCCAATCACCTCTTACATAACATCTTCTGGAGCCACAACCAATCCTTTCTCAAAACAGACTACTTGCTCAAAATTCCAATCACCTCTTACATAATTACGTCTGACAGTAACTGTTTTTAAACGAAATCTCACAGTACTGTTCACTGAAAGGAGCAGGAGGAACCAGGTGCAGCAAACAAGTGCTAATTGGGACCAAATACCAATAGCGAGTAACACAAATAGTACCAATTGGCGAATGGAAGGAAAGATCCAAAACTAACCATATATTTCCAACTAAAAATGTGAGAACTATTGATTTTTATGCAACTCTCTCTGATAATGGGACTTTTTGACAAAGTTTTGGGCCCCAAGATCATGACTTAAGATTTAATGGGTCATAATATAAAGGTACCTAAACCTCCAAGTTCGAAAACGCAGTTGGCGGATATATATCCAAAACGTGCACTCGTGCAGTATCATAAATTATTCATCTCGAGAAAGTACATGTAATGAACAAATAACCGCTCATTTAAAAATTGCCGAGTGGAATTTTGTTTCCTCTCGAGATTCCAAGAACCGAAGAACCCTCACCTCCGCGATCAACGAGCAGGAAGACGGGGAGGCCGCCGGGCTTGGGCTTGAAGGAGAGGCCGAAGTCGTCGAACGGCTTGCAGGCCTTCCTGTTGGCCTTGGGGTAGACGACCACCCCGTGCATGGTGCCCCCGTACTGCGGCATGCCGAAGTTGCCGATGGCGCACTCGTAGACGCCCCGGAGCGGCGCCGGGGACGTCACCCGCAGGCTGTTCTTCTCCACCACGAACCGCCCCGCCGCCTGCTCCCCCGCCGTGAGCGCCATCACCAGCAGCGCCCACCACCACGCCGGCAGCGGCAGCCTCCCCATCGATATATCCTTCCCGACAAAAACAACAGCagaggaacaagaagaagaagaaaagaaacggTTCTTGGATCGAGACACCGATCAAGGCGCGGCCTTTGCTTTCCGTGCGATTTGGGTCAGAGCCTGGGGGGTCTCTCTCGCGGCTTGGGTGGCTTGTTGGCAAGAAAGGCGAGGCTTTTGCGGGAGCCGAGAGCAACAGCGAAGGAACCTGCCCCGTCCCCGAAGGGTTTGATTTGACTGAGCCGGGAGCAGCGCAGCTGGTGAGTGGTGAGACGGATCTAGAGCGCAGGAGAGAGGGGTCGTCCTCGCGTGGGTTGCAACGCTTCCACGGCAGTTGCAGACTGCAAGCTTATTCGTGGAAGCAATTGCAGGTCTCTTCCTCGTTGGCTCTGCGCGGGTTTTTGTATCGGTGGCCGTGACGAGGAAAGGTTCCCGCCGGGTGAGATCATGCAGCGCAACGTCGTGTGATGTTACGTGGGGTTTCGGCGACCGCGGGCGCCTTTACTACGTCTACGTCGTCCGGCCGCGCGCGCTCTCTCCTCGGATCAACGGCTCGCCGTGAACGGGGTTTCTTTTTCTTGACGAGGGCCAGCCAATCGCTCCCAAGCAGCCAGGTCAGTCGACATCCGCAGCGACCAGTATCAATCGCTCCCAAGTGTCATTTCTTGCAGGGCTCGGCGCCTACGCGATAGCTATCCTCTTCATGTCCTTCTGAAACTGTCATGTTAGGCACAGTCTCTAATATATAAAATACTAGTGGTTCATGCATCACATCATCTCCTACTTCTTTCATTTCTaataaaattctataaaatttgaataatttacatACTTTTGttactcatcatcattctcCAACCTCCTCATATCGTTACCGGCCGTAGATATATGACTCGTTTTactagcaaaaataaaaaaataggagTGAAATTAGCAGCTAATCTTCTCCTTTTTGAtcttatctgaaatcaaacGCTCCTGATATTCATCGACGGTGCTCCCATAATACATCCACATCTCTATAAAATTGAGTGTATGATTGATGCTATTGTatctaatatttgtattttttttaacgtACAAGCACTTAGCTATTACATGCAAGTTTTACTTTTGTCTCGCTGCAATTCGGACCACGGGCTTCTGTTAATTTTGGTCTGTAAATATCTAGTAAAACTACAATATTGACAAATATCATTttatatgctcaataataaataAAGATATTCGTAGATTTATGGTGGATagaccaagttcaaaaggactCACTACCGCCCAAACCATCACTTAATTTTTAATCAAGGGAGTAGTTTGCCTCCGGTAATTCTACACCCCTCCAAGCACTACTACCGAAGCTAAACAAAGAAAGACACATTTGCGACTTCATTTGGTTAGTGTTGGTTTGCTGCACTTTTTGTCCATCTGCATTCATACAGaacaattttttgcaaaatagtaaattttgtaaaactatagatattttaataaaattatcataaaattacatatttaaacaatagtttttataaaactacagatttagtatcaattttatcacaaaactacaaatattttgacaaaattatcacaaaactacatatttaatcaataatttcgcaaaactacatatttaaacaATAGTTTCGCAAAACTTCAGATTTAGTGTCGATTTTATAGCAAAACTACAGATATTagtaaaattatcataaaactacagatttaaataacaatttcacaaaattacatatttagCGTTGATTTTATTGTAAAACTACAGATTGTAGAGGAGTATTGTAaaattattgcttaaatctgtaaCTTTAtattttgcgataattttatcaaagtatatGCAGTTTCATGAGCTTCCGGATAGTGTATTTCATAAACTGATAGTTGTTGTAAGACTGCAAACATGATCCGATCATCATGGTAATATGACTGAGAATAGCTCCTctaaaatatgtagttttacgataaaattgaCACTAAATTTGTAGCTTTATGAAACTTTGTTTAACATgtagttttgcaataattttatcaaaatatctatagttttacgataaaatcagcactaaatctgtaattttgtaaaactattgcttaaatctgtagttttgcgataattttttcaaattatttgtagttttacaataaaatcaacattaaatctatagttttgtgaaactattatttaaatctatagtttagagataattttggtaaagtatatgtagttttcTAAAATTTACTGTTTACATACCTTGCAAAAGAGGTGAGACGCGCACCGTCCACTTCCATGTAGCCGCCAATCAAGACCTCCCCGTTTAACCAACGTCACtctaaagaaaaaacaaaatctGGGCACGATAGCTGCACATCAGTCACCTATCTTACAGATATAATGGAATCGTTGAGCACCGTGCACCGATAAGGATATGAAACGAAACCAAGAGAAGATGCTATCCTTACATTATGTGATAAGATCTATGGATGATAATGACGAGAAAATGACATCACAATTCAACTGTTCAATATCGATGAGCTGGATATTGACGGGTCAATTTATATTGCAATAATCAGGCTCCCAAATATGAAAACATGCATCCTGGGCCAATAATTTTGAAAGATCAATACCATATAACACAGTTGAACACAAGACAGTTGCACTGTGATGAAAAAGAAGACACATGACCACTCCCCTCGCGAGGATTACATGCAAGAGGAACGCCTACATCTGAATAAAATTAAACAAGGAAACATGAGGGCCTTATATTATTTGCTGAGTTATCCAAGTTTTCTTCACTCAGAAATCATCCTCGAAAAAAGTGGTGTATCAAACTTGCAGCCTTTTATGCCTGGTGACTCATGCCTCTGGTTCCGGTTTCTCAAAGATAGTTTTCTTAATCCAGTCAAATGGCTGCAAAAGAAGTCAAAAGGATTTTCAGAATCTTGGAGAAATAGGCACTAAACCTACTAGTATGGTTCACAGCAAAATAGGCAGAAGAACATACATCAATGAAAGAAACTAAGATTTGTAACaaacaccggagatcaagataCAGTACCTCTAATATAACtaatcaagtaactaaaggaaTGCGTGAAACAGAGTAACCCCAAATGGTTACATAACGAATGACATGTGTTCACCAAACTTCCTAATTGCGAGTTTCATAAAAGATACAGATGTCTCCAGAATTTTATCATGAGGGGCCACTATGGTGAGAGGAACAGAGTTAGATTCACCAAAAGGACAAAACCACGGACTTAAGGATTAAGCCAAAGGAAACACCACTTCCGCTACACAGTTAGGCTTCATTGTTATTGTCATTACAACCTTAGATGATCTATGGACCATAAAAAACTTGTACTATAAGGAGTACAGGTTTGAGAGTCACCAAATACTACTATCTCcattctcttttacttgtcgTTTAGGACATCAACAAGGTCTCCAATAAGCACGTTTAATTATTACTTTTGACAACTACCTATTGGTAAAAGtagataaaaattagatgatgtcaaagtatttttcatgataaatttacTACTATCATTTAAATGTGCCAAAACctaatagttttgtgtatattagtgatcaaagtttctaaaatttgacCGCACCTATTCTAGgacgacatctatttgagaacaaaGGTAGTAGAAAACTATTGTTGGGACTCACAAGTACACTTTTAGGCAATTTAGGACACATTTAGTGTCTGAGTTAATAACAATATTAAATTATCAGAACTTAGTACAGGGAAGCATGTAGAGTGCAATGCAGAAGTAATGATGCTCCTAAAACTAATTGATTCGATGGaagtatatttttttcactGAGAACAGAGGATCTTATTGCTCTAAAATTTGAACTCCCTTGATGCTTACAGAAGCTCCTCGGACAGGAGCATATAGGCACAGGATATGTATTGCAATAAAAAGAACCAGCAAGGGCGATGCAAATCAAGGCATCAGGCAGCAAAAACAACAGGATCAAGAGAATGCAAAATGATGCCACCACTTAGGTTAACTGTAATTTTGTGCTATCCATATGTGTTACAAAATTTAAGTGGCAAGTGTCCTAAGACAATCGGCATAGCAATTCGCCAATTCCAATAGATAAACTTGTGAGTTAGGTCATCACATAACCATGGGCTGCTCATCCCCGTTATATCCCTTATTCCTTAGATCCAGCGATCAAGTTTGACTACGCAATTAGCATCTAGATATTCTCTCTGAACCCCAAAATATCGTTTAATCGTCGCTCAGACCTCAGGCCACGGATCTTAGGACCGATCTAACACATCGCAGATTCAGACCAATAACGAGAACCAAAACGTCACAGATCCAATCCACAACAACCAAACCCTAACAACGACGCAGCAAAGGAATCCACGGATCAAGCGACAGCTGCGGAACTACCCAAGCAAAGGTAAAAAAACGGTGGAAGTTGAAGGCGGATAGGAGATACGAGCAGCCGATCGATCCTGACCTGGACGAGGTAGATGGCGGCGGTGCCGGCGAAGACGCCCCAGGTGGCTGCGGCGGCGATGTCAGTGGACTGGGGACGGCTGCGGGGCGAGAGGAAGCGGAAGAGGCCGGAGCTCGACGCCTGGAGAGCCATCGCCGCCGCTAATCGCGCTTCACCCTTCTCGTATCGTCGTCGTCTCTCTTTCTCGGTTCCCCTTTCTGTGGACGGCTGCAGGTGGGCCTACGAAAGACAAGGAAGAGCATGATTGGGAAGAATTTGGGAGGCCCATGAAATCGAACGGATCGCCTATCTATTGGGGCCCAACTGATCTAacttaggattttttttattgtttctgtatttttagtttaaaaattacaaaactatgcgtctattttttattttttgcagaaATAAGCTCCTTCCCCTGTTCCGTGAGCGTATTCCTACTAAACGGGCGGGAGGTTTAACGTGGATACTAGCCTGGACAGAGCAAGGATAGCAGAGACATTTTCTACCTGTTGAATGGGCGAGAAGTAACTTCTACCTATCCATCAGGTAGGATGTGGCGCGCCCCGTAACACCAGTCTCCCACCCTTTCAATGGGCGGGATCGAGATTGGTGCAGCGAGTGAATGTAGATGCAATGTGCGTGCATGTTTCAAGGACCTGGCACAGACCACCCTAACTCGTAGGTAGAGGTTGTGGCCTGGGTAGCTGCAAGGGAGCCTGCCTAAATGCTTAGGATGACAGTAATATATATGGTTTACAAAATCCATGGTGGCATGCCATCGTGCCGCCTTCTCGCTCTCTAATTGGGTGAGAAGATAACTCGCCTAATTAGAGAGTGATTTTTTAACCTTCCTCTATTTAGTaggtgatttttattttttgtctaCTGAATGGGAAGGAGGAGCCTATTATACAAAATTCGAAAACAACCacatagttttataattttttaaataaaaaatatagaaacaaaataaacctaACTTGGTACATGGTCTGGCCCGAGTAATAAGAATTGGCCCGTTTAACGTTTTATTGTTTGGGCCGAACGTTGTTCAAGAATGTGCCAAAATTATAACACGGTTGCATCGCCGATAACATACATGATCAGATGTTGCACCAGTAAACATACTAACATATGACCTGATCAGTGGGTGAGCGATCAGCTCAGGTTGGAGATTTGaacttaaataaaaaagaaaattatttctGGTTGGAGCGGATTGTTTCggcaataacttttaaaatttactcaaaCATCGAATTTTGAGGATTTGGTTCCGAAGCACCCTGTCCAAACACGCTCTTGAAAGTAGCGTAACACGACCATTTGAGAGCGTGACACAtgaaagaaggaaaaaatacATGGAATTGCTTGATAATATAAAGTCAGTTGAGCATTCAGCATCTTGACATAGTATCGGACAAAATATGCTGTAGTGAATCAGTTAAGCATTCAGTTGTGCACGACCAAaagaacaatgacaagaacCACTAGTGTCCATGTCTATCAAGCTCAGAATTATTGCACCAATGAACCCATGCCACATGATGTTTTGTGGTTTACttttccaatgttcttttagaTGGAGTTGGTGAATTGAAAATAATCAGATCTAACAACACTGAATCACTAGTGGGATTTTTACATGCGTGGCAGGTGGTTTGCATCCGCACGTAAAATCTTTGGACCTAAAAAGCAGCTGTCATTTGTGAATAATCAAGTGCAACACATCAGTCTCACATATCCAAACATGTGGATTCACTGAAAGAAAGTTCATAAAGACAACAACTGATATCATTGCTTAACTATATACAAAGTCCATGAGCTATTATTAGAGCACGCGCGCCTTCAACTTAAGAAACTAATACACTAGGACTCAAAAGGATCCAAACTAAAGTAAAGTAGCTAGAACTACTTAGCAATGCACTATGCATAGAAGCAGTTCAGAATAGTTTCAACCTCTTCAGAAACTTTTAACCGAAAGAGCTTATCTTCATCAGACTTTAGTCTTCAGTGGGAAGGTCTAC from Phragmites australis chromosome 14, lpPhrAust1.1, whole genome shotgun sequence includes these protein-coding regions:
- the LOC133890454 gene encoding vacuolar-sorting receptor 1-like, whose translation is MGRLPLPAWWWALLVMALTAGEQAAGRFVVEKNSLRVTSPAPLRGVYECAIGNFGMPQYGGTMHGVVVYPKANRKACKPFDDFGLSFKPKPGGLPVFLLVDRGDCYFTTKGWNAQNAGAAAVLVADSKVEPLITMDTPESSGKEHIEDITIPSALVTKRFGDDLRKALENGDMVNVLLDWRESLPHPDERVEYEFWTNSNDECGAKCDMQMNFVRSFRGIAHVLEKRGYTQFTPHYITWYCPEAFVLSKQCKSQCINHERYCAPDPEQDFNTGYDGKDVVVQNLIQICVFKVANESQKPWLWWDYVHDFAVRCPMKEKKYTRECANGVIKSLGLEIEKINKCVGDPEADEENPVLKAEQGAQIGRGSRGDVTILPTLVVNNRQYRGKLEKSAVLKAVCSGFEETTEPDVCLREDIETNECLENNGGCWLDKATNVTACKDTFRGRVCECPIVNGVKFVGDGYTHCEASGVGRCQINNGGCWKETRNGKTVSACSNEEANGCKCPPGFKGDGINSCEDIDECKEKLFCQCKDCACDNTWGSYECSCGANNMLYIREHDTCISKESTSSVGWGFLWVIFFGLALAGVGAYAVYKYRLRSYMDSEIRAIMAQYMPLENQETPNQQRPVEHADI